One genomic window of Caldivirga maquilingensis IC-167 includes the following:
- a CDS encoding Lrp/AsnC family transcriptional regulator: MLDDKSRELLMEAQYNFPITDRPFLELARRIGVTEDWVIDSLRRFKELGLVRRIGALVNYRARGMVSALVALRVRDDLVNEVAAEINRDKYVTHNFLRLHNRYNIWYVTKATSKGELEDKVRSVVNKFALSPEDYVILYAEKTYKIDVKFDLNVGVSRAKVHRLPETNLKLEDVGLPLEFYEMIKSINIVKEPFNEIKDKFKIPISRMTELIGELRDKGVIRDFYAMIDPDLAGFKANAMVTFSISDCEEVANIDEATHVVKRIIVPGKWNHNCYFMIHGVNYNIISSIVQDRLSKLGVTEYDVLPSIRNLLPNMARRIEQ, translated from the coding sequence ATGCTTGATGATAAGTCAAGGGAATTACTAATGGAGGCTCAATACAACTTCCCGATAACTGATAGGCCATTTCTAGAATTGGCCAGGAGGATTGGGGTCACTGAGGATTGGGTTATTGATTCATTAAGGAGGTTTAAGGAATTAGGCCTAGTAAGGAGGATTGGGGCTCTGGTTAATTATAGGGCTAGGGGCATGGTGTCGGCATTAGTGGCTTTAAGGGTTAGGGATGATTTAGTTAATGAAGTGGCCGCTGAGATTAATAGGGATAAGTACGTGACTCATAATTTCCTCAGGCTTCATAATAGGTATAACATATGGTATGTAACTAAGGCAACCAGTAAGGGGGAGCTTGAGGATAAGGTGAGGAGCGTGGTTAATAAGTTCGCATTAAGCCCAGAGGACTACGTAATACTTTACGCTGAGAAGACCTATAAAATTGATGTTAAATTTGATTTAAATGTCGGAGTTTCTAGGGCTAAGGTGCATAGATTACCTGAGACCAATCTTAAACTTGAGGATGTGGGATTACCCCTGGAGTTCTATGAGATGATTAAATCAATAAACATTGTTAAGGAACCATTCAATGAAATTAAGGATAAGTTCAAAATACCGATAAGCAGGATGACTGAGTTAATAGGGGAGTTAAGGGATAAGGGTGTTATAAGGGACTTCTACGCAATGATCGACCCTGACCTCGCAGGCTTTAAGGCCAACGCCATGGTTACCTTCAGTATAAGTGACTGTGAAGAGGTTGCTAATATTGATGAGGCAACTCATGTTGTTAAGAGGATTATTGTTCCAGGTAAGTGGAACCACAACTGCTACTTCATGATTCACGGAGTTAACTATAACATAATAAGTAGTATTGTACAGGATAGGTTAAGTAAACTTGGGGTTACTGAATATGATGTATTACCAAGCATACGTAACCTGCTACCGAATATGGCTAGGAGGATTGAACAGTAG